AGAATTATCCCGGAGAGATTTAGTTGGTGGGGCGGCGTAGACCTATATCCGAGATGTAGCGGCATCGGCGGATGAGCGAATTCTGATTTTCGTCCGAGGAAATAAGTGAGTGAAAGTCTCTGTGGCAGGTGAAGAAAACCCGTCCAGTCGTATAATTGATACTCATGCAATTTTCATACCGATTCATCAAAGTTTTCAAGGTGTCATTATGTCAAAAATAAGAATCCTTCTTTTCTGCGTCGCAACACTCTTTGCGACACAAGGCTGCGAAAAAATAACGGATACCGTTATATTTCCGCCGACAACGGACCTTGTGGACACGATACAACCGCTGACCGTCATGACCTATAACGTCTATGTCGGCAGCAGCACAGATGATCTTCTCTCGGTAGACAGCTTGCTCGAAGTCCCAACAGAAGTCGCGAAAATCTATCACAACGCCATTGCATCGGATTTCCTCGCACGAGCAGTGGCAATCGCCACGCATATCGAAACCCATCACCCCCATCTCATCGGACTCCAAGAAATCTCGGTTGTCCGACGTCAAAGCCCCGGCGACCTGATCTCAGGGGGCACAGTTCTTGCTGAAAACGTCGAGATGGATTACCTTCACATCCTCTTAGATGCGATCCACGCAGTAGGTCTTCAGTATCAAGTTGCGGCGAAAGTAGAGAATTTCGATGTTGAAATGCCAATGTTCACCGAAACGGGTATCGATGATATTCGACTCACCGATTATGATGTCATCCTCGCCCGCCACGACGTTGAAACCGCAGACGCTACCGCCGCTACCTACGACGCAGCATTTCGGGTGGATCTGCTTGGACTTGACGTCAAAAGAGGGTATGTTGGGGTTGATGCGACTGTTGATGGAAACACTTACCGGTTTGTCAATACACATCTCGGATCGTATTCAGAAGACGCTCGCATCGTACAAACACAGGAACTCATCAACAGCCTCGCCGACGAAACCTTACCTATAATCCTGTTAGGCGATTTCAACACGCCCGCACCTGATGGCACGGCTTACCAAATGCTACGGACGGCAGGATATATTGACCTCTACCAGGCAGATCCTCACGGCAATGGTAACACTTGTTGTCTCGCCCCTGACCTCCGAAATGAAACCAGTGCGCTCTCTGAACGGATTGATCTGATTTTCCTTTGTCATCCGCAAGGAGAGGTATCGGCGATTACACACACTGTCGGCGATAAAGCCGAGGACCGATTACCGAACCGAAACCTGTGGCCCTCCGATCACGCAGGGGTCGTCGCAGAGATAACTTTTCAGTAAAGCCACAGTGCGTCGGTAGGCGAAAAAAAACTGACTGTTATTTACCGACGCGGCAGAAAAGAAGTATCAAAAAAGCGATGAAAACGGCGAGGTTAATCAGAATTCCTGCTATCTCGTGGGTGGTCCACCCCGGAAGATATGCTGCGAGAATGCCACAGAGAACAGAGAATACCAAAAAGAGTACGAAATACCACAATTGCTGTATCCAATGCGTAGTTTTCTCCGGATTCGTCCTGTAGATAAACCATGACATACCATATCATATCAGCAGCAGCGCGCCGACGAGAAATAAATCTTCAGTGTTGTAACCGCTCATAACAAGCATAGCACCGACAAAGGAGACAATAACCCCAGCAAGTCTGGCGGTTTCCTGTTTCTTTTGATTTGGTGAGAGAAATCGCATACGACGTGGTCTACGTCGGTCAATCAGAAGGAATAATGTCACACAGCGGATCTCTTCAGCACAATTCCGTAGAGTATGATACTTGGTATAATGTTATTGCCAATCCTTAGCCAATGAAGGGGGTGAAACAAATGAGAGTTGTTGTTTATACAGCAGGGATCCTTATCGTTTTAGCTGTTGCGTGGACGTTCTATCTCAACCATAGCATAAAAAAGTTTGAGTCAAATCTCTCGGAAACTATTGTGATGTCTGAAACGCAACAGGAAATGCCCGCTATTGTTGATAGCAAGAACCCACCTGAAACGGAGGTATCCGATGAAGGTTTAGCGTCTCATGACGCACTTACATTTGAAGATTCTTTTGTGAGAGAATCAGAAGATATAAAACCTATCGTTACTTCCCCGGAGGTTGATATTCAAGTGCCCACTACTGCTGAAACAGTGGGACACAATGAAGAAACTCCCACCACGGAAACTGTTGTAGGTCCCTGTGGTGAAGTCTGTGAACCCTCGCGATCAGGTGTAGATTTTCACAGTCTTTCCAAAAGTGAGCAGCTTCAGTTCATGCAAAAAGGATTGGTAAAACGGTTCGGTGATGTCCCTGAAGTCGATCTTTTCATTGATTATATGAAACTTTCACACAACAAGCGATCTGTTGGAGAGAAACAGGCACTTGAGTACGTGCGCGCAGTTGCGACGTTGTTTCCAAACGAGGCAAACAAAAAGCATCTCCGTGAATTGGAAGTGCGTGTCGCGTCAAGACCAATACAGCAGAAGCAGTGAGCTACAACAGGGCGATGTGCTTTCCCAGCGCATTGCCCTGTTTTTTTAGAAAGGAAGGAACCGATGGCATTTGTTTTAGCTCTGATTTACTTTATTCTCTGTATTTTGAACCTGATA
This DNA window, taken from Candidatus Poribacteria bacterium, encodes the following:
- a CDS encoding endonuclease/exonuclease/phosphatase family protein; amino-acid sequence: MSKIRILLFCVATLFATQGCEKITDTVIFPPTTDLVDTIQPLTVMTYNVYVGSSTDDLLSVDSLLEVPTEVAKIYHNAIASDFLARAVAIATHIETHHPHLIGLQEISVVRRQSPGDLISGGTVLAENVEMDYLHILLDAIHAVGLQYQVAAKVENFDVEMPMFTETGIDDIRLTDYDVILARHDVETADATAATYDAAFRVDLLGLDVKRGYVGVDATVDGNTYRFVNTHLGSYSEDARIVQTQELINSLADETLPIILLGDFNTPAPDGTAYQMLRTAGYIDLYQADPHGNGNTCCLAPDLRNETSALSERIDLIFLCHPQGEVSAITHTVGDKAEDRLPNRNLWPSDHAGVVAEITFQ